Below is a genomic region from Rhodospirillum centenum SW.
TGCCGGTCAGGGCCAGCGCCCCCAGCAGGGGATAGAACAGCAGGGTAAGCGTCACCCCCGCCACGGGATGGGTGACGGTCAGGACATTGGCGACGAACTGAAAGCCGGCCAGCACCGGGGCCAGCACCACCAGGGCGACCATGAAGCCCAGGAACAGTTCCATCCCGCGGCCGGTATAGTCCAGCGGCCGGCCGTCGATCCGCAGCGCCCCCCAGAAGAAGCGCCGCACCCGGGTGCGCGCCCAGAAGCGGTAGAGCCCCAGCGTCAGCAGGTTCAGCAGCATGTTCGTCAGCAGCAGCCCGATCAGCGTGCCGCGCTCCGCCTCGAACCGCACGGCTCCGTCGCCGGTCCCGCCGCCCGTTGCGTCGCCCGTCTCCGCCCCCGGCCGCCCGTAGGGCGGGGTCATGCCGGTCAGCACCGCGTCCGTCATTCCCCAAGCGCCTCCTTCTCGCCCATCTGTCGTCAGATCCGCATTTCTGCGAGGATCATAAGGGGCAGGCGGGGGAGAATCCACAGGCGAAACGTGCCTTTTTCCTGCCGCATACAGCCGGATGGCGAATCGTCAGAATGTCGCCAGCGGCGGCGGGGCGGTCTTCAGCAGGTCCTGGAGCAGGCGGACGACTTCCTCGATCTGCGTGCGGACCTTGTCCAGCTCGTCGGCCTTGCGGTCGTCCACCGAGGCCTCCAGCAGCATCATGTCGTAGTCCTTCAGCACGCCCTCGAACGCCTCGCGCTCCATCTCCAGGATCTCGTGGGCGCCCAGCGCCTGGACCAGCAGAGCCGGCGGGTCGCGGAAGAAGAACAGGCTGACGCGGGTGAAGGCGGCGATGGCGCGCAGCCGGGTCCGCACCAGCCAGGCCCCCAGGTCGGGCGGGGCCTGGGCCCGGCTCTCCTGCGCCTTGTCCTGCACGGCGAAGACCATGGACTGGATTTCCAGATAGGCGGCGCGGGCCTTCTTGTAGTCGGGGAAGGTGCGGCGCGGCATGTCCGCCGTCGCCTCGAACCCCGCCACGGCCTGCGAGAGCGAGCGGACGAGCTGGCGCAGCACGGTCGCGGGCTGTGAGGTGTCCCCTTCGCGGGCCATCTCAGTCCCAGCCCTCGAACCGGGTCCATTCCGACACGGGCGCCCGCTCCGTGCGCAGCGCGTTCTCGGGGGCTGTGGGGTCCTCGTAACCCAGCGCCATGCCGCCCACCACCATGCGGTCGTCGGGGATGCCCAGCTCGCGCCGCACGATCCCGCCATAGGCCGCCCAGGCGGCCTGCGGGCAGGTGTGCAGGCCGAACTGGCGGGCGGCGACCATGATGCTCTGGAGGAAGGTGCCGTAGTCCAGCCAGCTTCCGATCTCCAGCCCCCGGTCGATGGTGAAGATCAGCCCCACCGGCGCGTCGAAGAACAGGTAGTTGCGCCCGTGCTGGCGGTGCATGCCCGCGCGGTCGTCGCGGCTGATGTTCAGCAGGGCATAGAGTGCCGCCCCCACCGCCTTGCGCCGCGCGAGGTAGGGCTCCGCGAAGCGGTCGGGATAGTAGCGGTACTCCATCGCCGGGCCGGGCTCGTTCGTCTCATAGGCGTGCAGCACCGCACGGCACAGCCGCTCGCGCGCCAGCCCGGCCAGCGCATGCACCTGCCAGGGCTGCATGTTGGTGCCGCTGGGCGCCCGCGCCGCCGCGGTCAGGATGCGCTCCACCGTCTCGCGGGGAACGCGGGTGGGCAGGAAGCTGCGCACCGAGCGCCGGGACTCGATCGCCTCCAGCGGGGTCGCCGCCAGATCGATGCCGCAGCAGGGAAGCTCTCCATCCGCCATCCGTGCCTCCGGGGCCGCCGTTCGAACGGGGCAAGGTACACCGTGCACCCGACAGGGAAAAGCGCACCGCTGCACCGCACCCTGAAGGCATCCAGGAAGGGCGTCTGACGGCCGGCAGAAGGGTGGAAGGGTTCCAGATGAGAATTCGTCGCAATCGGACTTGACAGGGGCCGGACGATCCGGCATTTCAATGCGCGACTGCGATTGATTCGCAGCTCTGGAGCGAACCGACCGGCCAGGGGAGTGCGGAATCCCCCGTCACCGCACCCGCCCCTGGCCGGCGACCGGGAGGGTCCGCCCGTCGGCGGGCCCTTTCCCGTTCCGGCCTCTCCCTGTTTCCAGACGATCCGGTTCCCGGCCCTGCCGGCGACAGGGGCTCAGGGTTCGGCCCAGCGGACGCGCGGCTGGCGCACCTGGGCGTCCACCTCGGCCAGGGACTCCGGGGTGCCGACATGGAACCAGGGGCCGTCATGGCGCAGGCCGTAGAGCCGGCCCGAGGTCTCCGCCGCGTGCCACAGGGCGGCGTTGCCCGCCGGCCCCTCCGGCAGGTCGCGGTAGGCGTCGGGCCGGGCGATCATCACCCCGGCGGCGACGAAGGGGGCGATGCTGTCGCTCCCGCGGTGGCGCAGCCGGCCGGCCGGGTCCATGTGGTAGTCGCCGCGCCCCTCGTAGCCCACGGCCCAGACGGTGGGCATCAGCAGCAGCAGGAAATCCATCGCCGCCGGGTCCCAGCGGCGGGCCAGCCGGGTCAGGGCGGGCACCGGCCCGTCCAGCCAGAGCACGTCGGAATTCACCACGTAGAACGGGGCGTCGCCCAGCAGCGGCAGGGCCTTGCGGATGCCGCCCGCCGTCTCCAGCAGCGTCTCCTCGCGCGACAGGTGGGTGCGCGGCGCCCGGGTGCGGGCGGCCAGATGCGTCTCCACCTGGTCGGCCAGCCAGTGGGCGTTGACGACGGCGTCCTCCACCCCGGCGTCGGCCAGCCGGTCCAGCGCATGGTCCAGCAGCGTCTGTCCCCCCACCTGCACCAGCGGCTTCGGCCGGGTCAGGGTCAGCGGCCGCATGCGCAGGCCCAGCCCGGCGGCCAGCACCATGGCACGGCGCGGCGCGTCCTCCGGCAGGCGGTGATACCGGTCGCTCATGCGCAGGTTCCTCGCAGGATATGGTCCACGGCCCCGTCGGCCGGCAGCGTGTCGCGCATCCAGGCGGCCACCGGCGCCAGGGCCGGGTGGCGCAGCTTGGCCGCGAGCTGGCCCCAGACGCGGGGCAGGAAGTCGATCTGCGGGGCCGCCCGGCCCGCCGCCAGCTCGGCCACCCGGCCCAGGATGCGGGCATGGCGCACGGCGCCCAGCACGGCATCGGCCGCGGCGAAGGCGTCGGCGTCGATCTCCGGGAAGGCGTCCCGGTAGCGCGCCCGCATGGCGGCGGCGATCTCCGCCGGCACGTCGCGGCGGGCATCCTCCAGCAGCGACAGCAGGTCGTAGGCCACCGGCCCCAGGCCGGCATCCTGCACGTCCAGCAGGCCGCAGGCGCGCACGCCCGGCCGGTCGGGCAGCAGCATCAGGTTGCCGGGGTGGTAGTCGCGCAGCAGCAGGCTGTCCGGCACGGCGAAGGCGGCCGGCAGCACCGCCCGCCATGCCGCCTCCAGCGCCCCGCGCGCCGCCGCGGTCGGGGCGGTCCCGGTCGCGGCCGGCAGGTAGGCGTCGGCGAACAGCATCACCTGCCGGGTGAACAGGTCCGCGTCGTAGCGGGGCAGACCGGCGGCCGTGGCGGGATCGAAGCGGCGGTGCAGCGCCACCAGCACGTCCGTCGCCAGGGTGTAGAGCGGCCAGGGATCGTCGCCGCGCTCCAGCAGGCGGGCGAAACTGTCGTCGCCCAGATCCTCCAGCAGCAGCAGCCCGCCGGTATCGTCGCCCGCCTCCGTCACCGGGGCGGACAGGCCGCAGCCGCGCAGGATGCCGCAGATCCGGACGAAGGGCGGCACCTGTGCCGCGGCCGGGCCGGGGGCGTCCATCAGGATGCGGGTCCGCCCGTCCAGCCGCAGCCGCTCGTAGCGGCGGGCGGACCAGTCGGCCCCCATCGGCCCGCGCGCCGCGGCCCCCCAGCCGGCGTCGGCCAGGAAGGCGGCGATGCGGGCGTCGCGCTCCGGCGTCAGCATGACAGGCTCTCCAGCCGCGGTGTCCAGGACGGCGACCCGGCCAGGGTGGCGATGCGGGACTCCGGGCCGGTGACGGTCAGCATCAGGTCCAGCCGGTCCGCCGGCAGCAGGTCGCCCAGCCGCTCGGGCCATTCCACCAGGGCGCAGCCGCCGGCCTGCGCCTCCTCCCAGCCCAGCTCCACCACCTCCTCCGGCCCGGACAGGCGGTAGAGGTCGAAGTGCCAGAGGTCGAAGCGGGGCAGGGGATAGACCTGCACCAGGGTGAAGGTGGGGCTCGGCACCTCCTCCTCGGGGTTGCCGGACAGCGACCGGATCAGCGCACGGGAGAAGGCGGTCTTGCCCGCCCCCAGCCCGCCATGCAGGCAGACCGTGTCGCCCGGCCGCAGCAGGTCGCCCAGGGCGGCGGCCAGCCGGGCGGTGGCGGCCTCGTCGGGCAGGTCGATGCGCAGGTCGCGGATCATGGCGGCGGAGACGTGAACGGGGGCCGGCCGCGGGGGCCGGGGCGGCGCATTCTGCGAATCCCGCCGCCCGCCCGCAAGGGACGTTTCCGCGCCCCTGGCGCGAGGGGGACGTTTCCGCGCCCCCCTCTCCCTGGCGCGGGGCGGGGCGGACGTTTCCGCGTCCCCCTCTCCCTGGCGCGGCGCTGGACCGACGTTTCCGCACCTCCCCGGTCCTTGCCCGGCCAGGGGGCGACATTCCGGCGCCCCGGTGCCCGCAGGCCGGGCAGGAACCTTGCGTGCCGGCGGAAAAGGGTACATCAAGGCCCCTCCCTCCATCCCAACCGCACGCGCCATGTCTCCCACGATTCACAAGACGGACGTCGTCGTCATCGGGGCCGGTCCTGTCGGCCTGTTCGCCGTGTTCGAATGCGGCATGCTGAAGATGCGCACCCATGTGGTGGACGCGCTCGACATGCTCGGCGGCCAGTGTACGGCGCTCTATCCGGAGAAGCCGATCTACGACATCCCCGGCCACCCCGCCATCGAGGCGGCGGAACTGATCGACAGGCTGGCGGCCCAGGCGGCGCCCTTCGCCCCGACCTACCATCTCGGCCAGCAGGTGGAGACGCTGACCCGGCTGGAGGATGGCGGCTGGCGCGTCGGCACCAGCAGGGGCGTGCAGATCGACTGCAAGGCGGTGATCGTCGCCGCCGGCGTCGGCGCCTTCGGCCCGAACAAGCCGCCGCTCGACGGGCTGGAGGCGTATGAGGGCCGCAGCATCTTCTACCTCGTCCACCGCCGCCAGGCCTTCGCCGGCCAGCGCGTGGTGATCGCCGGCGGCGGCGACAGCGCCGTGGACTGGGCCATCAGCCTGGCCGAGGTCGCCGCCAGGGTCATGGTCGTCCACCGCCGACCGAAGTTCCGCGCCGCGCCGGAGAGCGTGGGCCGGATGGAGGCGCTGGCCGCCGAGGGCCGGATCGAGATGGTGATCCCCTACCAGCTCTCCGGCCTGGAAGGGACGGCCGGCCGGCTGACCGGCGTCCGCGTCGCCGACCTGGAGGGGGTGGAGAAGGTGCTGGAGGCGGACGTGCTGCTGCCCTTCTTCGGCCTCGCCATGAATCTCGGCCCCATCGCGGAATGGGGCATGGAACTGGAGAAGGGCCACATCCGGGTGGACCCGCGCACCCTGGCCACCAGCCAGCCGGGCATCCACGCCGTCGGCGACATCGCCCACTATCCGGGCAAGCTGAAGCTGATCCTCTGCGGCTTCAGCGAGGCCGCCATGGCGGCCCACGCCGTCCACCCGCTGGTCCATCCGGGCGAGGCGCTGTCCTTCCAGTACAGCACCAGCAAGGGCGTCCCCGGCGCGGACTGACGGCCGCCGGGCGGGGTCGGGCAGGCGGGGAAGGGAAACGCGGACGGCCGCGGATATCCGTGTTCATGCTCCCCGCCCCGATCCCGGTGTGTTCACCGCATCCCATTCCCACATGGCGGCGGCGATTTCGGCGACTGTCCGCATGGCGACGTCGAAGCCGATCTTGTCTCCGTAGACTATGTCCGTCATGAAGGCGTCGTACTGCCGTCCATGCTCGGGATCTCTGACAAGTGCGTCCAACGCCCGGCGCGTGGCTTCTTCGGGATCGTCGGCGTAACCGGGGTGCTGGTTCCGGAACTGCACCGCATCCTGTCCGGCGATTTCGCGTGCTATGCTGCCCACATCGCCGGGATCGATGGAATCGCGGATCATGTGCAGGTCGTAGACGTGCCGGATGATCCGGTTGTCGAACCGCCCGGCATCTCCCTCCAGTCTGGCTGCGATCCGTCGCGTCAGCGATACGATCTTCTCCGCGGCGGTTTCGGCGACGGAGACGCAGGCAATGCCGTCCACCTCGGCAGGGTGGCCGTAGGCCTCAGCGGCGAGTGACGACACCGGCCGGAGTTCCGCCTCCCGGCGCAGTATCGAAACGACCGTCTCGATCCTGATCCGGGAATCGAGGATGGAGGCATCCTTCGTGGCGCGGTCATAGGTGAGGCGGTACGAGACATGCCTGTTTTCGTTCCGCGCGAGGAGGGGCGGTTCGTCCGCCTCGGCTCCCGTGTGGTCGAGATGGAGGCCGACCCTGCCGAACTCCTGAACCAGGGCCTCCTTCAGGGCGCTCAGCACCTTCCTCTGCCTGGTCGCACCGGCGGCCGCAAGCCCGGGAGACAGAACGAGCTTGATGTCCAGGTCCTCGGACATGCGCTTGATCCTGCCATGCGCACGGGCAAGGCAGGTTCCCCCGGCGAAGACGAACCGGATACCGTCTGTCTTGAGTTCTGAGAATATTTTCAGGACTTTGACAATCTCCAGGTCCTTCTCGACGACACTGACGCCGGAGAAGCCGAAGAAATCCTGTACAGCTCCGAGATCATACCTCGGATCGCTCAAAAACGACCTCCTTGCCCCGGAACGATATCTTGCGGGAGAATCGGTTTGCCACGCGGAACGAGGCGTTCACAGGGATCTGCGTGCTGCGACCGGAATTGTAGTCCTGAGCGGCCTGCCCGGGCTGCCAGACGACCTTGAGCTTGTCGAGCGCCTGTCTGACGGCCCCCTCCAGGCCCCCCGGTGCAGTGAGCATCGGTTTGCCGGTGATCGGACTCTGGCGGGTCCTGGCGTAGACGCCATAGCCGAGACGAACCAGCATGCCCTCGCGGACAAGCGCACGGGCGGCGCGGAGCACGGTATCGTACTCGGCGGAGTCGGGGCTGGCCCTGGTGAAGTCCCGCGGCAGGAACACGTCGTCGTTCGAGCGGGTCACCAGTTCCGCAAGCTGTTGCTTCGCTGTCCTGGGCTTGCGCATCGCCTCCTCCAGAGGCTTGGGACACTACGGCAAACACCCGACACGGGCAATCATTTCGTTTATTTTAAACAATGAGTTATGGATTTCCGTCCAGCGGCACCGAAGCTGACGGTGTGCAGGCTGACACCGGTCCCGCACCTGTCGCCGGCACCGGCGGACAGGGGGTGTTGATATGGTTCAGCTTTCTGGCGCTGCCCCAATCCCGTCAGGTTGCCGGCTGCGCCGGCGCCCGGATGGCGCGGAGGGGGATATTCATCCGTGTCCATCCGCGGATATCCGTATCCATCCGTGTTCATGGCCCGCCCTCCGGAACGCCGCTTCCGGCCCGTACATCGGCGGGAACCGCGGAGACCTGTGGGAAATGGGGGGTGCGGCTTGCCGGAGCGGCGTGGTCCGCTTATCGTCGGGGCATGCAGGATGCGATGCCCCACGGGTTCCCTTCCGGCCAGCCGGCGGTCTTCCGCGCCGTGCTGCACCCGCACCGCAGCCTGGGACCGCGGGGGTTCCGCATCCTGATGGGGGCGCTCGTCGCCGTCTCCGCGGCCGTCGGGGGCCTGTTCCTGGCGAACGGGGCGTGGCCCGTGCTCGGCTTCTTCGGGCTGGACGTGCTGCTGGTCTGGCTCGCCTTCCAGGCCAGCT
It encodes:
- a CDS encoding nucleotidyltransferase family protein — its product is MSDRYHRLPEDAPRRAMVLAAGLGLRMRPLTLTRPKPLVQVGGQTLLDHALDRLADAGVEDAVVNAHWLADQVETHLAARTRAPRTHLSREETLLETAGGIRKALPLLGDAPFYVVNSDVLWLDGPVPALTRLARRWDPAAMDFLLLLMPTVWAVGYEGRGDYHMDPAGRLRHRGSDSIAPFVAAGVMIARPDAYRDLPEGPAGNAALWHAAETSGRLYGLRHDGPWFHVGTPESLAEVDAQVRQPRVRWAEP
- a CDS encoding nucleotidyl transferase AbiEii/AbiGii toxin family protein; its protein translation is MSDPRYDLGAVQDFFGFSGVSVVEKDLEIVKVLKIFSELKTDGIRFVFAGGTCLARAHGRIKRMSEDLDIKLVLSPGLAAAGATRQRKVLSALKEALVQEFGRVGLHLDHTGAEADEPPLLARNENRHVSYRLTYDRATKDASILDSRIRIETVVSILRREAELRPVSSLAAEAYGHPAEVDGIACVSVAETAAEKIVSLTRRIAARLEGDAGRFDNRIIRHVYDLHMIRDSIDPGDVGSIAREIAGQDAVQFRNQHPGYADDPEEATRRALDALVRDPEHGRQYDAFMTDIVYGDKIGFDVAMRTVAEIAAAMWEWDAVNTPGSGRGA
- the tsaE gene encoding tRNA (adenosine(37)-N6)-threonylcarbamoyltransferase complex ATPase subunit type 1 TsaE; the encoded protein is MIRDLRIDLPDEAATARLAAALGDLLRPGDTVCLHGGLGAGKTAFSRALIRSLSGNPEEEVPSPTFTLVQVYPLPRFDLWHFDLYRLSGPEEVVELGWEEAQAGGCALVEWPERLGDLLPADRLDLMLTVTGPESRIATLAGSPSWTPRLESLSC
- a CDS encoding nitroreductase, which translates into the protein MADGELPCCGIDLAATPLEAIESRRSVRSFLPTRVPRETVERILTAAARAPSGTNMQPWQVHALAGLARERLCRAVLHAYETNEPGPAMEYRYYPDRFAEPYLARRKAVGAALYALLNISRDDRAGMHRQHGRNYLFFDAPVGLIFTIDRGLEIGSWLDYGTFLQSIMVAARQFGLHTCPQAAWAAYGGIVRRELGIPDDRMVVGGMALGYEDPTAPENALRTERAPVSEWTRFEGWD
- a CDS encoding aminoglycoside phosphotransferase family protein produces the protein MLTPERDARIAAFLADAGWGAAARGPMGADWSARRYERLRLDGRTRILMDAPGPAAAQVPPFVRICGILRGCGLSAPVTEAGDDTGGLLLLEDLGDDSFARLLERGDDPWPLYTLATDVLVALHRRFDPATAAGLPRYDADLFTRQVMLFADAYLPAATGTAPTAAARGALEAAWRAVLPAAFAVPDSLLLRDYHPGNLMLLPDRPGVRACGLLDVQDAGLGPVAYDLLSLLEDARRDVPAEIAAAMRARYRDAFPEIDADAFAAADAVLGAVRHARILGRVAELAAGRAAPQIDFLPRVWGQLAAKLRHPALAPVAAWMRDTLPADGAVDHILRGTCA
- a CDS encoding NAD(P)/FAD-dependent oxidoreductase, translating into MSPTIHKTDVVVIGAGPVGLFAVFECGMLKMRTHVVDALDMLGGQCTALYPEKPIYDIPGHPAIEAAELIDRLAAQAAPFAPTYHLGQQVETLTRLEDGGWRVGTSRGVQIDCKAVIVAAGVGAFGPNKPPLDGLEAYEGRSIFYLVHRRQAFAGQRVVIAGGGDSAVDWAISLAEVAARVMVVHRRPKFRAAPESVGRMEALAAEGRIEMVIPYQLSGLEGTAGRLTGVRVADLEGVEKVLEADVLLPFFGLAMNLGPIAEWGMELEKGHIRVDPRTLATSQPGIHAVGDIAHYPGKLKLILCGFSEAAMAAHAVHPLVHPGEALSFQYSTSKGVPGAD